One part of the Salinimonas iocasae genome encodes these proteins:
- the fadA gene encoding acetyl-CoA C-acyltransferase FadA, producing MKEVVVIDCIRTPMGRSKGGVFRNVRAETLSAHLMTTLLERNPNLDPTEIEDIIWGCVQQTKEQGFNIARNAQLLTDIPRSTSAVTVNRLCGSSMQALHDAAKGIMTGNGDVFMIGGVEHMGHVPMNYNLDFHPGLAKHTAKASGNMGMTAELLGRQNGITREMQDAFGARSHQRAAKAHEEGRWANEIAPIEGHDQNGALKMVDYDEVIRPETTVDTLAGLRPVFDPVNGTVTAGTSSAISDGASAMLLMSADKAKALGLKPRAKIRAMGVSGCDAAIMGYGPVPATQKALKRAGMSMDDIELAEFNEAFAAQALSCIKQLGWLDNYDEKVNLNGGAIALGHPLGCSGARISTTLLNLMEANDKSVGLATMCIGLGQGIATIFERV from the coding sequence ATGAAAGAAGTCGTCGTTATCGATTGTATTCGTACCCCCATGGGTCGCTCCAAGGGCGGTGTTTTTAGAAATGTGCGCGCCGAAACCTTATCAGCGCACCTGATGACAACCTTACTTGAACGTAACCCTAATCTTGATCCGACTGAGATCGAGGACATCATCTGGGGTTGTGTACAGCAAACCAAAGAACAGGGCTTTAACATTGCCCGTAACGCGCAGTTGCTAACCGATATTCCGCGTAGCACCAGTGCGGTAACCGTTAACCGCCTGTGCGGTTCATCTATGCAGGCATTGCATGATGCTGCCAAAGGCATCATGACCGGCAACGGTGATGTGTTTATGATTGGTGGTGTGGAGCACATGGGTCATGTGCCTATGAACTACAACCTGGATTTCCACCCTGGTCTGGCGAAGCATACTGCTAAAGCTTCAGGCAATATGGGTATGACTGCAGAACTGCTGGGCCGCCAGAACGGCATCACCCGTGAAATGCAGGACGCCTTTGGTGCCCGCTCTCACCAACGTGCAGCGAAAGCGCACGAAGAAGGTCGCTGGGCGAATGAAATCGCACCTATCGAAGGGCACGACCAGAACGGCGCGCTGAAAATGGTAGATTACGATGAGGTTATCCGCCCTGAAACCACGGTTGATACGCTGGCTGGTTTACGCCCGGTGTTTGATCCGGTGAACGGTACGGTAACAGCAGGTACGTCGTCAGCCATTTCAGACGGCGCCTCTGCCATGCTGCTGATGTCAGCAGATAAAGCCAAAGCGCTTGGACTTAAGCCGCGCGCTAAAATTCGTGCCATGGGTGTTTCTGGCTGTGATGCCGCAATTATGGGTTACGGCCCGGTGCCTGCCACACAAAAAGCACTGAAACGTGCCGGCATGAGCATGGACGACATTGAGCTTGCCGAGTTCAACGAAGCCTTTGCCGCGCAGGCGCTCTCGTGCATTAAACAGCTTGGCTGGCTGGATAACTATGATGAAAAAGTTAACCTAAACGGTGGTGCTATTGCACTGGGTCACCCACTGGGCTGCTCAGGTGCGCGTATCAGCACAACGCTGCTTAACCTGATGGAAGCGAACGACAAGTCTGTCGGTCTGGCCACCATGTGTATTGGTTTAGGTCAGGGTATCGCGACGATCTTTGAGCGCGTGTAA
- a CDS encoding integron integrase: MKSQFIRDVSNFMMMKRYAKRTIRTYLIWIADYIRFHNYSHPSKLDSSHIEAYLTQLAVRRNLSASTQATALNALVFLYQKYLKIDIAKDLDFVNSSRPRKLPVVLTVEEMNRLLGMVSERHFLPVAMLYGSGLRLMECVRLRVKDIDFDFKCVRIWNGKGGKHRVVTLADSLIPLLKTQCERVVQITQQDCTVPEYAGVWMPHQLVKKYPAERFRPNWQYLFPAAKLSIDPESQQLRRHYIDEKQLQRAVRNATYDAKIDKSVSPHTLRHSFATHLLLRGADIRTVQEQLGHTDVKTTQIYTHVMQRGGNAVVSPLVSVVPPK, translated from the coding sequence ATGAAATCACAGTTTATTCGCGACGTAAGCAACTTCATGATGATGAAGCGATATGCAAAACGCACAATTCGCACTTATCTGATTTGGATTGCCGACTACATTCGCTTTCATAATTACAGTCACCCTTCAAAGCTGGATAGTAGTCATATTGAGGCCTATCTGACTCAGCTTGCGGTCAGGCGAAATCTTTCTGCAAGTACCCAGGCTACAGCGTTAAACGCATTGGTTTTTCTCTATCAGAAGTATTTGAAAATTGATATCGCCAAAGATCTTGATTTTGTAAACAGCAGCAGGCCACGTAAATTGCCGGTGGTACTTACCGTCGAAGAGATGAACCGTTTGCTTGGCATGGTAAGCGAAAGGCATTTTTTGCCCGTAGCAATGCTCTACGGGAGCGGTTTGAGGCTCATGGAATGTGTAAGGTTGCGGGTAAAAGATATTGATTTTGATTTTAAATGCGTGCGAATCTGGAACGGCAAAGGAGGAAAGCACAGAGTCGTGACGCTTGCAGACTCACTTATCCCGCTATTAAAAACACAGTGTGAACGTGTGGTTCAGATAACCCAACAGGATTGCACGGTTCCCGAGTATGCTGGCGTGTGGATGCCGCATCAGCTGGTAAAAAAGTATCCCGCTGAGCGATTCAGGCCAAATTGGCAGTATCTGTTCCCTGCAGCAAAGTTAAGTATCGACCCGGAGTCGCAGCAATTAAGACGTCATTATATTGATGAAAAGCAGTTGCAACGCGCGGTACGAAATGCGACATACGATGCAAAAATTGATAAATCGGTTTCGCCACACACATTACGCCATAGCTTTGCAACGCATTTACTACTGCGAGGTGCGGATATCCGTACTGTTCAGGAGCAACTTGGCCATACCGATGTCAAAACGACTCAAATTTACACGCATGTTATGCAGCGCGGGGGTAATGCCGTCGTTAGCCCATTGGTATCCGTTGTGCCGCCAAAATAA
- a CDS encoding Imm41 family immunity protein has product MNQLNRNFVLSKEFSENSFISIFHESQTWNDVEYFKLENYLYEECEKHLSVSVIPREVLWPAIRIYSYLSNAIGCHLDPNDGFEIIGISQKQLYQRRERLQLVFEGFFQGEMPAKKYIGY; this is encoded by the coding sequence ATGAATCAACTAAATAGAAATTTTGTATTGAGTAAGGAATTCTCAGAAAACTCTTTCATAAGCATTTTTCATGAAAGCCAAACTTGGAACGATGTTGAATACTTTAAACTAGAGAATTATCTTTATGAGGAGTGCGAGAAGCACTTGAGCGTCAGTGTCATTCCAAGAGAAGTACTATGGCCAGCAATTCGTATCTATAGTTACTTATCAAATGCTATCGGTTGTCATCTTGACCCAAATGATGGGTTTGAAATTATTGGCATAAGCCAAAAGCAGCTATATCAAAGACGTGAAAGGTTACAGCTGGTATTCGAAGGATTTTTTCAAGGTGAAATGCCAGCCAAGAAGTATATTGGATATTAA
- a CDS encoding leucine-rich repeat domain-containing protein — translation MNSYVDLSIEQFLSWEHRKECPRTISFPSEYDRQTDLRIACTQLNLSQSKQKKLVDEWAELIPTLTDVEHIWFYSRVPQKLLNSVASLPKLRSLFIKWSGNGITDLVKLGDLKSLERLYIGSCTQLETLDSLKKLTKLKWLEMHELKKINDITAIKSLKNLVGLTFTGGMFGKQLLTNIDAISHLKNLEFLDFHRLKVESEDVSAIAKLKKLKYLDLPIYYPLSEFARIYSALPNCDHDIYAYRKANEICVKCMKGEMVLPMAKNKRQICTVCSEQKVKKLEDEFLGLVASYS, via the coding sequence TTGAACTCATACGTAGATTTAAGCATTGAGCAGTTTTTGTCATGGGAGCATCGTAAAGAATGCCCTAGAACTATTAGTTTCCCGTCAGAATATGATAGGCAAACAGACCTACGTATCGCTTGTACACAATTAAATTTATCACAATCAAAACAGAAAAAATTAGTCGATGAATGGGCTGAACTTATACCAACTTTAACTGATGTAGAGCATATTTGGTTTTACAGTCGCGTACCTCAAAAACTACTCAATTCGGTTGCAAGCTTACCCAAATTAAGGTCACTTTTTATAAAATGGAGCGGTAATGGAATTACTGATTTGGTAAAACTTGGTGACTTAAAATCATTGGAGAGACTATATATTGGTAGTTGTACTCAGTTAGAAACATTAGACAGTTTGAAGAAACTAACTAAGTTGAAGTGGCTTGAGATGCATGAGCTTAAAAAAATCAATGATATTACTGCAATTAAAAGCCTAAAGAACTTAGTTGGCTTAACATTTACTGGCGGTATGTTTGGTAAGCAGCTTCTAACAAATATTGATGCCATCTCTCATTTAAAAAATCTTGAATTTCTCGATTTTCATAGATTAAAGGTAGAAAGTGAAGATGTATCCGCTATTGCTAAATTGAAAAAACTCAAATATTTAGATCTTCCTATTTATTACCCTTTATCCGAGTTTGCTCGAATTTATTCTGCTTTGCCAAATTGTGATCATGACATTTACGCCTACCGTAAAGCAAATGAAATTTGCGTAAAGTGCATGAAGGGTGAAATGGTGTTGCCTATGGCTAAGAACAAAAGGCAGATTTGCACAGTTTGTAGTGAACAAAAAGTAAAGAAACTAGAAGACGAATTTTTAGGTTTAGTGGCGTCGTATTCCTAA
- a CDS encoding PspC domain-containing protein, whose protein sequence is MDFKNMPKQRSHFLAGVAAGIADYQGISKFTVRSFFVITAIVTGGLGILLYSVLALLMPPPPQ, encoded by the coding sequence ATGGACTTTAAAAACATGCCGAAGCAACGAAGTCATTTTCTGGCTGGCGTCGCTGCTGGAATTGCCGATTACCAAGGCATTAGCAAGTTTACAGTAAGAAGCTTCTTCGTTATTACCGCCATTGTTACCGGCGGGCTGGGTATTCTATTGTATTCAGTTTTGGCGCTTTTAATGCCACCGCCCCCGCAATAA
- a CDS encoding alpha/beta fold hydrolase, whose product MKTCFALILLLTSFCTVAASTIELEDGFVEYEIKGNGDIPVLFDAGAVSGMAGWDAIWQDLPEGITALRFSRQGEGNSDSCEGQRSAADYVDEVAQLLSALQIKTPIVYVSHSFGGITARNFAAAHTSEIAALLMVDPANPRDVEIVTQLNPEDGHLEVSNVKENDYKMGAGTWCFLDVVWDKSDSVGYAEIGDIPVTLIAGTRAETSPSHTLETQRGRALWGKYQSEWVNQFPRGKAVLAPHSGHMVQDDQPALVLNELVKLLNRLENVN is encoded by the coding sequence TTGAAAACATGTTTTGCGCTTATCTTACTGCTTACGAGTTTTTGCACAGTAGCCGCCTCAACTATCGAACTGGAAGATGGCTTTGTAGAATATGAGATCAAGGGAAACGGCGACATCCCCGTTTTGTTTGATGCAGGTGCAGTATCAGGCATGGCTGGGTGGGATGCTATCTGGCAGGATTTACCGGAAGGTATAACAGCGCTGAGATTTTCACGCCAGGGAGAAGGAAACTCAGACTCTTGCGAAGGCCAGCGAAGCGCGGCTGATTACGTTGATGAGGTTGCGCAGTTACTCTCTGCTTTACAGATAAAGACACCTATCGTTTATGTCAGCCACTCATTTGGAGGGATCACGGCAAGAAATTTTGCAGCTGCACACACCAGTGAGATAGCTGCGCTACTTATGGTTGACCCGGCAAACCCGCGTGATGTGGAGATTGTGACACAACTTAATCCTGAAGATGGCCATCTCGAAGTAAGCAACGTTAAAGAAAATGATTATAAGATGGGCGCTGGAACATGGTGCTTTTTAGATGTTGTATGGGATAAATCGGATAGTGTCGGCTATGCAGAGATAGGTGATATTCCAGTTACGCTGATTGCCGGAACCCGGGCTGAAACATCCCCCTCCCACACGCTTGAGACACAGCGCGGCCGCGCGCTTTGGGGGAAATACCAAAGCGAGTGGGTCAATCAGTTTCCGCGTGGCAAAGCGGTATTGGCCCCGCATAGCGGTCATATGGTACAGGATGATCAGCCAGCACTTGTGCTTAACGAGCTGGTCAAATTGCTAAACAGGCTGGAAAACGTGAACTGA
- a CDS encoding GNAT family N-acetyltransferase, with protein MILRPFVMGDSTRLVSLLNDKDMSKWTAHIPYPYTLEDAKTWLSSHPTSPRRALAIELDGSLAGCISYWPTDSGATEIGYWVAKPWWSQGIATQAITLLCESYLAEHHEVIATVAEQNIASQRALMKCGFTCSDECGITRNDDALNALRFVKNKT; from the coding sequence ATGATTCTCAGGCCTTTTGTAATGGGAGATTCAACGCGCCTGGTTTCTCTGCTTAACGACAAGGATATGTCGAAATGGACCGCGCATATTCCTTATCCTTACACTTTAGAAGATGCTAAAACCTGGCTGTCGTCTCATCCCACGTCACCTCGCAGGGCGCTGGCCATTGAGCTAGATGGATCGCTGGCTGGCTGTATTTCTTACTGGCCAACAGATTCGGGGGCGACCGAAATCGGCTACTGGGTAGCAAAACCGTGGTGGAGCCAGGGGATTGCTACTCAGGCGATAACCCTGCTCTGCGAGTCTTATCTAGCTGAGCACCACGAAGTCATTGCTACAGTAGCAGAACAAAATATTGCGTCTCAGCGTGCGTTAATGAAGTGTGGATTTACGTGTAGCGACGAGTGCGGTATTACGCGTAATGACGACGCGCTTAACGCCTTGCGCTTTGTAAAGAATAAGACCTGA
- a CDS encoding helix-turn-helix transcriptional regulator translates to MEMKVNSKLIVQYRHQRAWSQQHLSMVAGVSLRTIQRIENEGNASFDTLKAIASAFDIEVNEITQKPSRIKAVHARLSASALVIGSVLLSIFITSSTTAATGIEIQAKTISQSKDKSATDFTGEVSMFIPHNEPFNIATVRRDAQSSNNFFQLRITAENATFLVRDAEITVAEEGVKIVAVQVTARNNGIPK, encoded by the coding sequence ATGGAAATGAAAGTAAATTCGAAACTGATCGTTCAGTACAGACATCAGCGGGCGTGGAGTCAGCAGCACCTGTCGATGGTGGCCGGTGTCAGCCTGCGAACCATCCAACGCATTGAAAATGAAGGTAACGCATCGTTTGATACCCTAAAAGCCATTGCCTCTGCCTTCGATATTGAAGTTAATGAGATTACGCAAAAGCCATCCCGGATTAAAGCAGTTCACGCCAGGCTTTCTGCCTCTGCGTTAGTCATCGGCAGTGTATTACTCAGTATATTTATTACTTCATCAACTACTGCCGCAACCGGAATAGAGATTCAGGCAAAAACCATTTCACAGTCGAAGGACAAGTCTGCGACCGATTTCACCGGTGAAGTCAGCATGTTTATCCCGCATAACGAGCCGTTCAACATAGCTACAGTCCGGCGCGATGCGCAGTCTTCCAATAACTTCTTTCAACTGAGGATTACCGCTGAAAATGCGACTTTTTTAGTCCGTGACGCCGAGATTACGGTGGCTGAAGAAGGCGTAAAAATTGTGGCAGTACAGGTCACCGCAAGAAACAACGGTATCCCAAAATAA
- a CDS encoding PspC domain-containing protein: MEREELYRGKTWIAGGVYAGIADYYGLRKGAIQGVFVLGTIMFLVPVFIYIVLRLLIPKRPR, from the coding sequence ATGGAACGCGAAGAATTATACCGGGGTAAAACCTGGATTGCAGGCGGTGTCTACGCAGGAATAGCAGATTATTACGGGCTCAGAAAGGGTGCCATTCAGGGGGTATTCGTTTTGGGCACTATTATGTTTCTGGTTCCGGTATTTATTTATATTGTATTGAGGCTGCTTATACCTAAACGACCACGCTAA
- a CDS encoding thiol:disulfide interchange protein DsbA/DsbL: MFRKLSYFALLSLTLFSAHAAQFNPGEDYLELDTAATKEKEITEYFSFYCPACFRQEPFMKELEAAIPESATFKKNHVDSMPGRNPQIERLLTKALVTATFLKAEDKMVPAIFNYIHVDNATIDNEKDIRNLFIVNGIDPKSFDKTFSSFAVNTQAKKMEKNTAFVRSQGFTGVPTLIVNGKYKPLTNNIKTMKEYQELVLFLLNKKA; encoded by the coding sequence ATGTTTAGAAAATTAAGTTACTTCGCTCTTCTGTCGCTCACGCTTTTTTCTGCTCATGCTGCTCAGTTTAATCCGGGAGAGGATTATCTGGAGCTTGATACAGCAGCCACCAAAGAGAAAGAGATTACCGAATACTTTTCTTTTTACTGTCCTGCCTGCTTCCGCCAGGAGCCTTTTATGAAAGAGCTCGAAGCGGCTATTCCTGAAAGTGCGACATTCAAAAAGAATCACGTAGACAGCATGCCCGGCAGAAACCCGCAAATCGAGCGGCTGCTCACCAAAGCACTGGTAACGGCGACATTTCTAAAAGCCGAAGATAAAATGGTTCCGGCTATCTTTAACTATATTCACGTAGACAATGCCACTATCGATAACGAAAAAGACATCCGCAATCTTTTTATCGTTAATGGAATCGATCCGAAATCGTTCGACAAAACCTTCTCTTCTTTCGCAGTGAATACTCAGGCGAAGAAAATGGAGAAAAATACGGCCTTTGTGCGCAGCCAGGGATTCACGGGTGTTCCTACCCTCATCGTAAACGGGAAGTATAAGCCATTGACGAACAATATAAAAACGATGAAGGAGTACCAGGAACTGGTTCTTTTTCTGTTAAATAAAAAGGCGTGA
- a CDS encoding alpha/beta hydrolase — MRRFGNIWLTAARLLSVLFIVASSATLANEPFKILRSQVVTLTEPDTERAYPLYIKLPRSYTNKAKKRYPVVYLMDAPYSFPIASGATRYPMNSGDLQEAILVGIAYVRGSKGPASRVRDFTPVRASDWKLQTGNAAGHAAFIQNIIFPHIEKNYRTDNKTRTFVGNSLGGLFGAYILFSQPDMFTSYILGSPSVWFKDEYLLSLSATATDVPVKVFIGVGSLETRAAGEKHEMVTGAKQLAQKIREIAGNNMAVKLQIVEGARHSTAFPTTLIQGLDWIYGQSR, encoded by the coding sequence ATGAGACGATTTGGGAACATCTGGCTGACAGCAGCGCGATTGCTGAGCGTACTGTTTATTGTGGCAAGTAGCGCCACTCTGGCGAACGAACCCTTTAAAATATTGCGCAGCCAGGTAGTAACCCTGACAGAGCCGGACACCGAGCGTGCTTACCCGTTGTATATAAAACTTCCTCGCTCCTACACAAACAAAGCGAAAAAACGCTATCCGGTCGTTTATCTGATGGATGCCCCCTATAGCTTTCCAATCGCCTCAGGGGCAACGCGTTACCCAATGAATAGCGGCGATTTGCAAGAGGCCATTCTGGTTGGTATCGCTTATGTGCGCGGTTCGAAAGGTCCTGCCAGCAGAGTGCGGGACTTTACCCCTGTCCGGGCTTCTGACTGGAAACTACAAACCGGCAACGCCGCCGGCCATGCCGCCTTTATTCAAAATATAATATTCCCGCATATAGAAAAAAATTACCGGACTGATAACAAAACTCGCACCTTTGTTGGTAACTCGCTTGGAGGTTTGTTTGGTGCTTACATTTTGTTTTCTCAGCCCGATATGTTTACCAGCTATATTCTGGGAAGCCCTTCTGTGTGGTTTAAGGACGAATATCTGCTATCGCTTTCGGCCACAGCCACTGATGTGCCTGTGAAGGTATTTATTGGCGTAGGTAGTCTGGAAACCCGCGCTGCTGGTGAAAAGCACGAAATGGTGACCGGGGCGAAGCAATTAGCGCAGAAAATACGAGAAATAGCCGGTAACAACATGGCGGTGAAGTTACAGATTGTTGAAGGCGCGCGACATTCAACCGCCTTCCCCACAACGCTGATTCAAGGGTTAGACTGGATTTATGGCCAGTCCCGTTAA
- a CDS encoding DUF1428 domain-containing protein has protein sequence MSYIDGFVAAVPTDNKQQYLEHAQKAAAIFKEFGALKVVETWGDEVPDGEVTSFPMAVKAKSDERVVFSWIIWPSKQVRDDAWQKVMADSRMQPENNPMPFDGKRLIYGGFDLLLES, from the coding sequence ATGTCTTATATTGATGGTTTTGTGGCAGCGGTGCCTACTGACAATAAACAGCAATATCTTGAGCATGCGCAAAAAGCAGCAGCCATTTTCAAAGAGTTTGGCGCATTGAAGGTGGTTGAAACATGGGGCGATGAGGTGCCTGACGGCGAGGTCACTTCTTTCCCTATGGCGGTCAAAGCAAAAAGCGACGAACGTGTCGTCTTCTCCTGGATCATCTGGCCATCAAAACAGGTACGCGATGACGCGTGGCAGAAAGTAATGGCGGACAGCCGGATGCAACCGGAGAATAATCCGATGCCCTTTGACGGAAAACGTTTAATATACGGCGGTTTTGATTTACTGTTAGAAAGCTGA